From the Harpia harpyja isolate bHarHar1 chromosome 16, bHarHar1 primary haplotype, whole genome shotgun sequence genome, one window contains:
- the LOC128152973 gene encoding cytosolic 5'-nucleotidase 1A-like isoform X1, with protein MAEPESTVINTNVKQKDPSKALVIAVTTRAIFNLEEEHKLYLEKGKEEYIRHQQANQDKPLPPGTAFAFIQAVQYVNEKILESTPAEKDLFDILVLSNNSPESGVRIINSTKHYGLEISKFCFVSDEDSTQYLKSHGVKLFLSADRTDVCNALRRGVSAALIFQQEVQAPSTPLRVVFDGDAVLFSDETDKVFREQGLEGAMQYERAMEAVPMGEGPLKAFAMHLGKIRKKFSQEKSPIRTYLVTARSGRDMGIRAIKTLREWGLAIDEAFFMDGAPKGPILAQIQPHIFFDDGLHNIQGAQNVGVPSAWVPSCC; from the exons ATGGCGGAGCCTGAAAGCACAGTCATAAACACCAATGTGAAACAG AAAGACCCCAGCAAGGCACTGGTCATTGCAGTGACCACCAGAGCCATCTTCAACCTGGAGGAGGAGCACAAGCTCTACCTGGAGAAGGGCAAGGAGGAATACATAAGGCACCAGCAGGCCAACCAGGACAAGCCCCTGCCACCAGGCACGGCCTTTGCCTTCATCCAG GCAGTGCAGTATGTGAATGAGAAGATCCTGGAGAGCACCCCAGCAGAGAAGGACCTCTTTGACATCCTGGTGCTCTCCAACAACAGCCCAGAGAGCGGTGTGCGCATCATCAACAGCACCAAACACTACG GCCTGGAGATCTCCAAGTTCTGCTTCGTCAGCGACGAGGACTCCACACAGTACCTCAAGTCCCACGGGGTCAAGCTCTTCCTCTCAGCTGACAGGACAGATGTCTGCAATGCCCTCCGGAGAG GGGTCTCCGCAGCACTCATCTTCCAGCAGGAGGTgcaggcacccagcaccccactcCGCGTAGTGTTCGACGGGGATGCTGTGCTCTTCTCTGATGAGACGGACAAGGTCTTCcgggagcaggggctggagggCGCAATGCAGTATGAGAGGGCGATGGAGGCCGTGCCCATGGGAGAG GGTCCCCTGAAGGCTTTTGCCATGCACCTTGGGAAGATACGCAAGAAGTTCAGCCAGGAAAAATCCCCTATCCGCACCTACCTGGTGACTGCCCGCAGCGGCCGGGACATGGGCATCCGAGCCATCAAGACGCTCCGAGAATGGGGTCTGGCCATCGACGAGGCTTTCTTCATGGACGGGGCTCCAAAGGGCCCCATCCTCGCCCAGATCCAGCCCCACATTTTCTTTGACGATGGGCTTCATAACATCCAGGGTGCTCAAAATGTGGGTGTACCCTCTGCCTGGgtgccctcctgctgctga
- the SYT8 gene encoding synaptotagmin-8, whose amino-acid sequence MVMASPFTSSPVTILTTARPGFLGGWLNRIPLPKWVLIAVAVAVGVLLLPFLICIVRCCCGKKKPKKKERVSMCAVSSSTTASLVQPEMEDLERGTEQMGRGKLQYSLEYNFRAQELKVGVKQAAKLKAMDSGGTSDPYVIIYLTSDTKKRYETKVYRKTLNPVFNESFTFQVPQAEVPESTLVMQIYDFNRFAKHDIIGEVRLPLASVSLQHVIEQWSDLAAAGKVEEEQLGEICFSLRYVPSTGKLTVLILEAKKLKRMNSHGLSDPFVKVHLILNRRKWKKKMTSVKKNTLRPYFNEVFVFEVPFNQIKNVDVVISVWDHDKVTKNEPIGKLFLGCRATGNQLRHWSDMLSNPRRPLTQWHSLQPPDVVDKALGLKSHLKLPLPPR is encoded by the exons ATGGTGATGGCCTCCCCGTTCACCAGTAGCCCGGTGACCATCCTCACCACAGCTCGGCCAGGCTTCCTGGGCGGCTGGCTGAACCGGATCCCAT TACCCAAATGGGTGCTCATCGCCGTGGCTGTGGCAGTGGGAGttcttctcctccccttcctcatcTGCATTGTCAGGTGCTGCTGTGGCAAGAAGAAGCCCAAGAAGAAGGAGAGAGTCAGCATGTGTGCCGTCAGCAGCTCCACCACAGCCAGCCTC GTCCAGCCCGAGATGGAGGACCTGGAGCGGGGCACAGAGCAGATGGGGCGAGGAAAGCTGCAGTACTCCCTAGAGTACAACTTCCGTGCGCAGGAG TTGAAAGTCGGAGTGAAGCAGGCAGCCAAGCTGAAGGCCATGGACAGCGGAGGCACATCCGATCCATATGTGATCATCTACCTAACGTCTGATACAAAGAAGAGGTACGAGACCAAGGTTTACCGCAAGACCCTGAACCCGGTCTTCAATGAGAGCTTCACTTTCCAG GTACCCCAGGCGGAGGTGCCTGAGTCCACGCTGGTGATGCAGATCTATGACTTCAACCGCTTTGCCAAGCACGACATCATCGGCGAGGTCCGGCTGCCCCTGGCCAGTGTCAGCCTGCAGCATGTCATCGAGCAGTGGAGCGACCTGGCAGCGGCCGGTAAAGTGGAG GAAGAGCAGCTGGGCGAGATCTGCTTCTCGCTGCGCTACGTCCCCAGCACCGGCAAGCTGACTGTGCTCATCCTGGAAGCCAAGAAACTGAAGCGGATGAACTCCCATGGGCTCTCAG ATCCTTTTGTCAAGGTGCATCTCATCCTGAAcaggaggaaatggaagaagaaaatgacaaGTGTGAAGAAAAACACCTTAAGACCTTACTTCAATGAGGTGTTTGTTTTTGAGGTGCCTTTCAATCAGATCAAG AATGTGGACGTGGTCATCTCCGTCTGGGATCACGACAAAGTGACCAAGAACGAGCCCATCGGCAAACTCTTCCTGGGCTGCCGAGCCACAGGCAACCAGCTGCGGCACTGGTCTGACATGCTGTCCAACCCACGCCGGCCCCTCACCCAGtggcacagcctgcagcccccAGATGTGGTCGACAAAGCCCTGGGGCTAAAGTCCCACCTcaagctgcccctgccccccagATAG
- the LOC128152973 gene encoding cytosolic 5'-nucleotidase 1A-like isoform X2 yields the protein MPPTPNPTTRKDPSKALVIAVTTRAIFNLEEEHKLYLEKGKEEYIRHQQANQDKPLPPGTAFAFIQAVQYVNEKILESTPAEKDLFDILVLSNNSPESGVRIINSTKHYGLEISKFCFVSDEDSTQYLKSHGVKLFLSADRTDVCNALRRGVSAALIFQQEVQAPSTPLRVVFDGDAVLFSDETDKVFREQGLEGAMQYERAMEAVPMGEGPLKAFAMHLGKIRKKFSQEKSPIRTYLVTARSGRDMGIRAIKTLREWGLAIDEAFFMDGAPKGPILAQIQPHIFFDDGLHNIQGAQNVGVPSAWVPSCC from the exons ATGCCTCCAACACCCAACCCCACCACCCGG AAAGACCCCAGCAAGGCACTGGTCATTGCAGTGACCACCAGAGCCATCTTCAACCTGGAGGAGGAGCACAAGCTCTACCTGGAGAAGGGCAAGGAGGAATACATAAGGCACCAGCAGGCCAACCAGGACAAGCCCCTGCCACCAGGCACGGCCTTTGCCTTCATCCAG GCAGTGCAGTATGTGAATGAGAAGATCCTGGAGAGCACCCCAGCAGAGAAGGACCTCTTTGACATCCTGGTGCTCTCCAACAACAGCCCAGAGAGCGGTGTGCGCATCATCAACAGCACCAAACACTACG GCCTGGAGATCTCCAAGTTCTGCTTCGTCAGCGACGAGGACTCCACACAGTACCTCAAGTCCCACGGGGTCAAGCTCTTCCTCTCAGCTGACAGGACAGATGTCTGCAATGCCCTCCGGAGAG GGGTCTCCGCAGCACTCATCTTCCAGCAGGAGGTgcaggcacccagcaccccactcCGCGTAGTGTTCGACGGGGATGCTGTGCTCTTCTCTGATGAGACGGACAAGGTCTTCcgggagcaggggctggagggCGCAATGCAGTATGAGAGGGCGATGGAGGCCGTGCCCATGGGAGAG GGTCCCCTGAAGGCTTTTGCCATGCACCTTGGGAAGATACGCAAGAAGTTCAGCCAGGAAAAATCCCCTATCCGCACCTACCTGGTGACTGCCCGCAGCGGCCGGGACATGGGCATCCGAGCCATCAAGACGCTCCGAGAATGGGGTCTGGCCATCGACGAGGCTTTCTTCATGGACGGGGCTCCAAAGGGCCCCATCCTCGCCCAGATCCAGCCCCACATTTTCTTTGACGATGGGCTTCATAACATCCAGGGTGCTCAAAATGTGGGTGTACCCTCTGCCTGGgtgccctcctgctgctga